In Halomarina salina, one DNA window encodes the following:
- a CDS encoding glycosyltransferase family 4 protein yields MSRIGIYLGSPTDDVSNINNVLFTWAKALDEYGYEIDLIGGKNVPNALRCKHGWHKVEEYDVSTPFGKIKGVYNHVSRYIAEAHPDVVLQLWKTPTHAPGLTLAGVSKETETVVRITGDVFSVYRGYDFPECLGVIALNNAIGRITLRLASEIVVLGPNLKSSAVGHGASENHIHLIPPPGPDETQFRNRNGKISIREDIDLDRNRPIALFVGRLSKLKGMHFLESVMESVIQSTNYQFVVVGEGPFRKRFREKFSPNNVLLPGYVSHNRIQDYYKAATVYVHPSQFEGIPLVILEALQSGLPVVARKAGDIGFILDGVVKSESEMVRKLVKQDWNEQWKNKVYFSYEFQKEEIQKVIEKAID; encoded by the coding sequence ATGTCTCGGATTGGCATTTATCTCGGGTCACCTACCGACGATGTTTCGAATATAAATAATGTCTTGTTTACTTGGGCAAAGGCCTTAGACGAATACGGATACGAAATCGATTTGATTGGTGGAAAGAACGTTCCGAATGCACTTCGCTGCAAACATGGATGGCACAAGGTGGAAGAATATGATGTTAGCACGCCATTTGGAAAGATAAAGGGGGTATATAACCACGTTTCAAGATATATTGCGGAAGCACACCCTGACGTGGTTTTACAACTTTGGAAGACACCTACTCACGCCCCCGGTCTAACATTGGCGGGAGTAAGTAAGGAGACTGAAACTGTAGTTCGAATCACTGGTGATGTCTTCTCCGTATATCGTGGATACGATTTCCCGGAGTGTTTGGGAGTAATTGCGCTGAACAACGCAATTGGCCGGATTACACTCCGTTTAGCGAGCGAGATCGTAGTGCTTGGACCGAATTTGAAGTCGAGTGCCGTGGGGCATGGAGCGTCAGAAAATCATATCCACTTGATTCCTCCACCCGGTCCTGATGAAACGCAGTTTAGAAATAGAAATGGCAAAATATCGATTAGAGAGGATATTGACCTTGATCGAAATCGTCCAATAGCACTGTTTGTCGGCCGCCTCTCGAAATTAAAAGGTATGCATTTTCTTGAGTCAGTGATGGAATCCGTTATTCAATCTACTAATTATCAATTTGTTGTCGTAGGGGAAGGACCATTCCGTAAGAGATTTCGGGAGAAATTTTCCCCGAATAATGTTCTTCTCCCTGGGTATGTATCACACAATCGGATTCAAGACTATTACAAAGCTGCGACAGTCTATGTACATCCATCTCAGTTTGAAGGCATCCCACTAGTCATTCTTGAAGCACTTCAGTCGGGTCTACCAGTAGTTGCAAGGAAGGCTGGTGATATTGGGTTTATTCTTGATGGCGTTGTAAAATCAGAGAGCGAAATGGTTCGCAAGTTAGTAAAGCAAGACTGGAACGAGCAGTGGAAGAATAAGGTGTATTTTTCATATGAGTTTCAAAAGGAGGAAATTCAAAAAGTCATTGAGAAAGCCATCGATTGA
- a CDS encoding flippase — protein MSLSVDSLGGLVKSAGIVLVGTVIANFLGIFAEILIPRALPPTVYGRLGLAYGIIGAMSSLAILGIPNGVTRFLSADKSTHKRLDVLWSGYTISIIGSVVAAAAIYLARFEIAILMDDPQIAPLLVAFIPYLLAFPVAKVSVGVLRAQERTIEAVLAQQIGPRVVGLALALGFITVEEPIFGAFGYWLSFSVLGAALGLYFVHQWVDFRSVVVRLPAHKTLRELWSFSWPLAASASLHILLSNVDIIMLGYFTDSATVGYYRVIQPLKQMVFFFTGAFAFLFLPLATKHYSTGDLAGLNALYTVTTKWIVWLTFPVVLVFTLFSPGIIRLFFGESYLPASPALSVLIAGLFYRVLVGLNGDMVKAIDRPRIEFYSAFTGVIVNIIMNATLIPLFGIVGAAFSTVVGYFVYNTIEIIAIYREIGSYPFSAGAVKPLLLTAFAGIGVLAFTSEQMIGLVVLVSLGITMYAVEFVSIILTRSISDTDILLIEQFESRFDVNLTRLKKIIRRKV, from the coding sequence GTGAGTTTGTCCGTTGACAGTCTCGGTGGGCTCGTTAAAAGCGCTGGCATCGTACTTGTTGGAACGGTTATTGCAAACTTCCTCGGAATTTTCGCCGAAATTTTAATTCCCCGCGCATTGCCGCCCACAGTATACGGTCGGCTAGGGCTTGCATATGGAATTATTGGTGCGATGAGTTCACTCGCTATTCTTGGCATTCCAAATGGTGTTACCCGGTTTCTATCGGCAGATAAGTCGACACATAAGCGTCTGGACGTTCTTTGGAGTGGCTATACCATCTCAATCATAGGAAGCGTCGTAGCAGCGGCGGCAATCTATCTTGCACGCTTCGAGATAGCGATTCTTATGGACGATCCGCAGATTGCGCCACTTCTCGTTGCCTTTATACCCTACCTTCTCGCGTTCCCGGTCGCGAAAGTGAGTGTCGGGGTGCTTCGCGCACAAGAACGGACTATTGAAGCAGTTCTGGCACAACAGATTGGCCCACGTGTAGTCGGACTAGCGCTTGCTCTTGGATTCATCACCGTTGAAGAACCCATCTTTGGTGCCTTTGGTTACTGGCTTTCCTTTTCGGTCTTAGGAGCAGCACTGGGACTGTATTTCGTCCACCAATGGGTCGACTTCCGCTCAGTCGTCGTTAGACTTCCAGCACATAAGACGCTCCGTGAGCTGTGGTCATTCTCATGGCCTCTTGCTGCCAGCGCCTCATTGCACATCCTGCTTTCGAATGTCGACATTATCATGTTAGGTTATTTTACTGATTCGGCAACGGTCGGCTATTATCGTGTGATTCAGCCGCTCAAACAGATGGTTTTCTTTTTTACCGGAGCATTCGCTTTTCTCTTTCTACCATTGGCAACGAAACACTACTCTACGGGAGACCTCGCAGGCCTCAACGCGCTTTACACTGTCACAACGAAGTGGATTGTCTGGCTGACGTTTCCTGTCGTCCTTGTGTTTACACTGTTCTCGCCAGGCATAATACGATTATTTTTCGGAGAATCGTACCTTCCCGCGTCTCCTGCGCTCTCAGTTCTAATAGCAGGCTTGTTCTATCGTGTTCTCGTTGGTCTAAATGGTGATATGGTCAAGGCGATTGACCGACCACGGATTGAGTTTTACTCTGCGTTCACTGGGGTCATTGTGAATATCATCATGAATGCGACACTTATTCCACTATTTGGTATCGTCGGTGCAGCGTTCTCGACGGTTGTTGGCTACTTTGTCTACAATACAATCGAAATCATCGCAATCTATCGGGAGATTGGCAGCTATCCATTCTCGGCGGGGGCAGTCAAACCACTCCTTTTGACAGCCTTCGCCGGAATCGGAGTACTAGCTTTTACTTCCGAACAAATGATTGGATTGGTTGTACTCGTAAGCCTCGGCATCACAATGTATGCTGTTGAGTTTGTTTCGATTATTCTTACCCGGAGCATTAGTGACACCGATATTTTACTGATTGAGCAGTTTGAGTCGCGTTTTGACGTCAATCTCACACGACTCAAAAAGATAATTCGCCGTAAGGTGTGA
- a CDS encoding glycosyltransferase family 4 protein, translated as MGNSDGQRLIILVEGFYPHLGGGSLEQWHLAQEAVDEGFDVTVYTPKMDDTPKKETVNGVNIRRPFSGPNDPDDLTNPMAMFRRIVFNALLLPYLLLQLRKSTVDIVYCPSHLLHPVAKIVATLKSAPVVQFIGFSPSLRNNAEFDILLFLEKINFRLFMGDFVFTRNSSIANQVKKYNSESVVTTVDGIVNEDDILDAANDFHPESLLSEFELPEDTTLLCWVGRVVDIKNPEGAIQIINEMPDQYHLVFIGDGPRSGRVQDLAEELDNSDRIHFIGRVPHHKTLQLMGMSHGLVLTSHTEAYPTVAFEALCLDTPVFSTPVGVLPEISDPNLYLEDICSLHHVIDRYYTSNSPNSLNVRDERLEKYGIKQFSNNVIRALYTL; from the coding sequence ATGGGTAATTCAGATGGCCAGCGCTTAATTATTCTCGTAGAGGGATTCTATCCACACCTTGGTGGTGGTTCACTTGAACAATGGCATCTCGCACAGGAGGCTGTTGATGAAGGGTTTGATGTAACCGTTTATACACCAAAGATGGATGATACTCCAAAGAAGGAAACTGTTAATGGGGTTAATATTAGGCGTCCATTCTCCGGGCCGAATGATCCAGATGATCTCACTAACCCTATGGCGATGTTTCGTCGAATAGTGTTCAATGCCCTACTTCTTCCGTATCTACTTCTTCAACTCAGAAAATCAACAGTCGATATAGTTTATTGTCCCTCGCACTTACTTCACCCGGTCGCAAAGATTGTAGCAACCCTCAAGTCTGCTCCAGTTGTCCAGTTCATTGGATTCTCACCAAGTTTGCGAAATAATGCTGAATTTGATATTTTACTGTTTCTCGAGAAAATCAATTTTCGTCTCTTCATGGGGGACTTTGTTTTCACCCGGAACTCATCTATTGCCAATCAAGTGAAAAAATACAATTCTGAAAGTGTTGTCACTACAGTAGACGGTATAGTTAACGAGGACGATATACTGGACGCCGCCAATGACTTTCATCCGGAATCACTATTATCTGAATTTGAGCTCCCAGAAGATACAACTCTTCTCTGTTGGGTCGGTCGTGTCGTTGACATTAAGAACCCTGAAGGTGCCATACAAATAATTAATGAGATGCCTGATCAATACCATCTAGTCTTCATTGGGGACGGACCACGATCGGGACGGGTTCAGGACTTGGCAGAAGAACTAGATAATTCAGATAGGATACACTTCATAGGACGTGTCCCCCACCATAAGACGCTACAACTGATGGGGATGTCTCACGGATTAGTTCTCACGTCCCATACCGAGGCATACCCCACCGTTGCGTTCGAAGCCCTTTGCTTAGACACTCCTGTGTTTTCGACACCTGTTGGTGTTCTTCCAGAAATCTCTGATCCAAACCTCTATTTAGAGGATATCTGTTCACTACATCACGTAATTGATAGATATTACACTTCAAATTCCCCTAATTCATTGAATGTAAGGGATGAAAGGCTGGAAAAATATGGGATAAAGCAGTTTTCAAATAATGTTATTAGGGCACTCTACACTCTATAA